One genomic segment of Parvularcula marina includes these proteins:
- a CDS encoding sugar transferase — protein MVWLDAFVTVVLFLAAIAAGAMIVNHRLAAQSDSGAGSSVGEKSTQSPALVLQDTVSKAVSGQTGAADSAPEGWIDPLLYDREKTMKTPLVRKAFFSRFLKRSMDVLLSLMLIIFTAPLIIAVAILIKMDSRGPVFYQQARMGRDGKVFRILKFRTMRTNAEENGPRWAEKGDNRITKIGSFLRRSRIDEIPQAINILRGDMSFVGPRPERPEFSEKLAAEIPNFEARTLVKPGLTGWAQVNLPYAASVSDTRMKLAYDLYYIEKQSAWLDFLIVLKTFRVALFSDSAH, from the coding sequence ATGGTGTGGTTGGATGCATTTGTCACCGTGGTCCTGTTTCTTGCGGCCATTGCGGCGGGGGCGATGATCGTCAATCATCGTCTGGCAGCGCAGTCAGATTCTGGGGCTGGATCTTCGGTCGGCGAGAAGTCGACGCAGAGCCCGGCGCTGGTCCTTCAGGACACGGTCAGCAAAGCGGTCTCCGGTCAGACGGGCGCAGCAGACTCAGCGCCTGAGGGCTGGATCGACCCGCTTCTTTATGATCGCGAAAAGACCATGAAGACGCCCCTGGTCCGTAAGGCATTCTTTAGCCGTTTCCTCAAACGGAGCATGGATGTCTTGCTCTCCTTGATGCTGATCATCTTCACGGCGCCGTTGATCATCGCGGTGGCGATCCTGATCAAAATGGATTCCCGTGGACCAGTTTTCTACCAGCAGGCGCGGATGGGCCGTGATGGCAAGGTCTTTCGTATCCTGAAATTCCGGACCATGCGGACCAATGCCGAAGAGAATGGTCCCCGCTGGGCCGAAAAGGGTGACAACCGGATCACCAAGATCGGCTCCTTCCTGCGCCGCTCCCGGATCGATGAGATCCCGCAGGCGATCAACATTCTTCGCGGCGATATGAGCTTTGTCGGCCCGCGTCCCGAACGCCCTGAATTCAGCGAGAAACTGGCCGCCGAAATTCCGAATTTCGAAGCCCGGACGCTCGTTAAGCCGGGCCTGACCGGCTGGGCCCAGGTGAACCTTCCTTATGCGGCATCGGTCAGCGATACCCGCATGAAGCTCGCCTATGATCTTTATTACATCGAAAAACAGAGCGCCTGGCTCGATTTTCTCATTGTTCTTAAGACTTTCCGGGTAGCTCTCTTCTCCGATAGCGCGCACTGA
- a CDS encoding XrtA system polysaccharide chain length determinant has product MPSFITSLPRPIVRSLVGMWRHRWLAVILAWIAAIVGWIMVSTIPDLYESRAQVYINTDTALDSTISEVGVRPNLEKGVRIIRRQLLSRDNMERLIYNTGLDADISGEAQLQRHMDSLANRIDVRMDEEGYFTFRFAHRDPKTAQKVVATLLDIFIEQNLETASADVNKAMQNLDRELALRRSELDEIDGRITEFRRENASELAGSRRLNRLLDNKLDEVGRIDDMISLAEARAQRLRGTLSVTPRYASDNDLDALKLQLATLQTLYTDTYPDIVRLKAQIAEFESGSSTLPENPVYEEAERALVAANDEVTSLRSRKNRLQNEIDEMTLDAAETPEAEAQLEALMRDRDRVETTYLDLSRERTEMDVYANLNRGGGAIEYTRFEAPKVAATPIWPPRGLFMIAVALMATGAAIGVVLMLTLFDRTYTQPADLEASFGLPVLGGISPAPTVGKRFWLIGERAGLFAAVAGLFLVAAGLSWWVGQSFGADGGNAVAEVEQVRTLAGLR; this is encoded by the coding sequence ATGCCGAGTTTCATCACCAGTCTTCCGCGGCCCATCGTTCGCAGCCTTGTCGGGATGTGGCGTCACCGCTGGCTTGCCGTGATCCTTGCCTGGATCGCCGCCATTGTGGGCTGGATCATGGTGTCGACCATTCCTGATCTCTATGAGAGCCGGGCGCAGGTCTACATAAATACGGACACGGCACTCGACTCAACGATCTCGGAAGTTGGGGTCCGCCCCAATCTTGAAAAGGGTGTGCGGATTATCCGCCGTCAGCTTCTCAGCCGTGATAATATGGAACGGCTGATCTACAATACGGGCCTCGATGCCGATATTTCGGGCGAGGCCCAGCTCCAGCGCCACATGGACAGTCTGGCCAACCGGATCGATGTCCGCATGGACGAGGAGGGATACTTCACCTTCCGCTTCGCCCATCGCGATCCCAAGACCGCGCAAAAGGTCGTTGCGACCCTGCTGGATATCTTCATTGAGCAGAACCTTGAGACGGCCTCCGCCGATGTGAACAAGGCGATGCAGAATCTTGATCGGGAACTGGCCCTGCGCCGGAGCGAGCTCGATGAAATCGATGGCCGCATCACGGAGTTCCGCCGGGAGAATGCGTCAGAGCTTGCGGGCTCGCGCCGTCTCAACCGGCTACTCGACAACAAGCTCGATGAAGTCGGCCGGATTGATGACATGATCTCTCTGGCCGAAGCCCGGGCCCAGCGCCTGCGCGGTACGCTGAGCGTCACCCCGCGCTATGCGTCTGACAATGATCTTGATGCGCTGAAGCTCCAGCTTGCGACGCTCCAGACGCTCTATACCGATACCTATCCCGATATTGTGCGCCTCAAGGCCCAGATCGCGGAGTTTGAATCGGGCTCGTCCACCCTGCCGGAGAACCCGGTCTATGAAGAGGCCGAGCGCGCGCTGGTCGCGGCCAATGATGAGGTCACATCGCTGCGTAGCCGCAAGAACCGGCTTCAGAACGAAATCGACGAGATGACCCTCGATGCAGCGGAAACGCCGGAGGCCGAAGCCCAGCTCGAAGCCCTGATGCGGGATCGTGACCGGGTCGAGACGACCTACCTCGATCTCTCTCGCGAGCGGACCGAGATGGATGTCTACGCCAACCTCAATCGCGGGGGCGGGGCAATCGAATATACCCGTTTTGAAGCGCCGAAGGTGGCGGCAACGCCAATCTGGCCGCCGCGCGGGCTCTTCATGATCGCTGTCGCCCTGATGGCGACGGGTGCTGCGATCGGTGTTGTCCTGATGCTGACCCTGTTTGACCGGACCTACACCCAGCCTGCTGACCTTGAAGCGTCCTTCGGTCTGCCGGTCCTTGGCGGGATTTCCCCGGCACCAACGGTTGGGAAACGCTTTTGGCTTATAGGAGAGAGAGCTGGGCTTTTTGCGGCCGTTGCGGGGCTCTTCCTCGTGGCCGCTGGTCTCAGCTGGTGGGTCGGCCAGAGTTTCGGGGCCGATGGGGGCAACGCGGTTGCCGAAGTAGAACAGGTAAGGACCCTTGCGGGTCTACGGTAA
- a CDS encoding AAA family ATPase gives MSATSPSGLTVSPFTDNPDAPVFVETEAHRRAVAQARFGIEQGSGLVVITGEPGSGKTAVLDRTAFLCASDEAALVRLSANEVEGENLEAVILRVLRTEEPGIDPDASLEESLLYCREGGTTPALLIDDADDLGDEGLGVLKRIAEMEQDGDPLFRIVIAGRPALRSVFYRDDMAALRQVMAASHQLGALSRDEVGEYVDTRIRSAGFSSEVIPTVEFLDALAEQSGGNPGRINKLASRAIAQAGLAGRSELMAIDLEAEDGAAASQGDDGIEDAEVVSALSREEVAAAASQEMETSLTGNTTSGPKAPVTVTDLNAAIELLGQGRVPSRMSPAEQPDQEGDVSTQAAIEEAPETVETEEPATAVAADPSVDEETGEEIDVWEPASALTEEEEERIDTADLSEPLPAGPPVMEEMQAFVDDMRTQIDSLRNTIESLRAEAQKLDQRHKAAREKIGGRIDAIQAKIDEFRRGG, from the coding sequence ATGAGTGCCACATCGCCTTCGGGCCTGACGGTTTCGCCTTTCACGGATAATCCGGACGCCCCGGTTTTCGTGGAAACCGAGGCCCATCGCCGGGCCGTGGCACAGGCACGATTCGGAATTGAGCAGGGCAGCGGCCTTGTCGTCATTACCGGTGAGCCGGGCAGCGGCAAGACCGCCGTTCTTGATCGCACCGCATTCCTTTGTGCAAGTGATGAGGCCGCGCTGGTCCGGCTCTCTGCCAATGAGGTCGAGGGTGAAAACCTTGAGGCTGTGATCCTCCGTGTCCTGCGGACAGAAGAGCCCGGGATCGATCCCGATGCGAGTCTTGAAGAGTCGCTGCTTTATTGCCGGGAGGGCGGGACTACCCCGGCGCTCCTGATTGATGACGCGGATGACCTTGGCGATGAAGGTCTGGGCGTACTCAAGCGAATTGCCGAGATGGAACAGGACGGCGATCCGCTGTTCCGTATCGTGATCGCCGGGCGTCCGGCCCTGCGCAGTGTTTTCTACCGCGATGACATGGCTGCCTTGCGTCAGGTGATGGCGGCATCTCACCAGCTTGGCGCGCTCTCGCGTGATGAAGTTGGCGAATATGTCGATACCCGCATCCGTAGCGCGGGGTTCTCAAGCGAGGTCATTCCGACCGTCGAATTCCTTGATGCGCTGGCTGAGCAATCGGGCGGCAATCCGGGGCGGATCAACAAACTGGCGAGCCGGGCGATCGCGCAGGCGGGCCTTGCTGGTCGTTCCGAGCTGATGGCTATTGATCTTGAGGCGGAAGATGGTGCTGCGGCATCCCAGGGTGATGACGGTATCGAGGATGCCGAAGTCGTCTCGGCCCTGTCGCGCGAAGAAGTCGCCGCCGCCGCGTCACAAGAGATGGAGACATCTCTGACCGGAAATACGACGTCAGGCCCGAAAGCGCCTGTGACCGTCACGGATCTCAATGCCGCGATCGAGTTGCTGGGGCAGGGCCGGGTGCCGTCGCGAATGAGCCCGGCAGAACAGCCGGATCAGGAAGGTGATGTCTCAACACAGGCCGCCATCGAAGAGGCGCCGGAGACGGTTGAAACAGAAGAGCCTGCCACGGCGGTCGCAGCCGATCCGTCTGTAGACGAAGAAACCGGTGAAGAAATTGATGTCTGGGAGCCGGCATCTGCTCTGACGGAAGAGGAAGAAGAGCGGATCGATACCGCCGATCTCTCTGAGCCCCTGCCGGCGGGCCCGCCCGTGATGGAGGAGATGCAGGCCTTCGTCGACGACATGCGGACCCAGATTGACAGCCTCAGGAACACAATTGAGTCTCTGCGGGCGGAAGCCCAGAAGCTGGACCAGCGGCACAAGGCGGCACGGGAGAAGATCGGTGGACGTATCGACGCCATCCAGGCCAAAATCGACGAATTCCGCCGTGGCGGCTGA
- a CDS encoding XrtA system polysaccharide deacetylase yields MSVDVEDWFQVWALSSVISREDWDDHALRVEDSTSRLLDLFAAKGAGCTFFILGWVAERLPGLIRRMAEEGHEIASHGWDHTKVFDQTPDEFREDIRKTKACLEDIAQVTVTGFRAAGFSIDSRTPWAHEILAEEGHLYSSSSHPIAHDHYGDPDAPLGVHVAGGALVEIPVAVQEIFGRRQSCAGGGWFRAMPYPVSRSLWRRLEGAGRQGVFYFHPWEVDPDQPKVGGLSLKSRLRHRLNLPVMERKVGRLLDDFRWGRIDQVFAEDIARGATL; encoded by the coding sequence ATGTCGGTTGACGTTGAAGACTGGTTCCAGGTCTGGGCCCTCAGCTCCGTCATCTCCCGTGAGGACTGGGACGATCATGCCCTGCGGGTGGAAGACAGCACCAGCCGGTTGCTCGATCTGTTTGCGGCCAAGGGGGCGGGCTGTACCTTCTTTATCCTGGGGTGGGTCGCCGAAAGGCTGCCCGGCCTGATCCGCCGGATGGCCGAAGAGGGCCATGAGATCGCAAGCCATGGCTGGGATCATACCAAGGTGTTCGATCAGACACCGGATGAATTCCGCGAGGATATCCGCAAAACCAAAGCCTGCCTTGAAGATATTGCGCAAGTGACCGTCACGGGCTTTCGCGCGGCCGGATTCTCGATCGATTCCCGCACGCCCTGGGCACATGAGATCCTTGCCGAAGAGGGCCATCTTTATTCTTCCTCCTCGCATCCGATTGCGCATGATCATTATGGCGACCCCGATGCGCCGCTAGGCGTTCATGTCGCGGGCGGGGCGCTGGTTGAAATCCCGGTGGCGGTGCAGGAGATTTTCGGCCGCCGCCAGAGTTGCGCCGGGGGCGGATGGTTCCGCGCCATGCCTTATCCGGTGAGCCGTTCGCTCTGGCGCCGCCTCGAAGGGGCGGGCAGGCAGGGCGTCTTTTATTTCCACCCGTGGGAGGTTGATCCTGACCAGCCAAAAGTGGGCGGGCTCTCGCTCAAATCGCGGCTGCGGCACCGGCTCAATCTGCCGGTCATGGAACGCAAAGTCGGCAGGCTGCTCGATGATTTCCGCTGGGGACGGATCGATCAGGTCTTTGCCGAAGATATCGCTAGGGGAGCGACCCTGTGA
- a CDS encoding glycosyltransferase, with product MNVLALTTLYPYPARPRHGIFVENRLRALRAHGNNISVVAPIPYFPLSHEVFGDWASYANPPRQEERHGISITHPPYLMFPKFGMMAAVGQLERVFENAVLEARKNGFEPDILDAHYLFPDGVAATRVGKRLGLPVVLTARGSDVTLLPGYPGPRRLILEAVADADHIITVAEALRKDLIGLGADPSKVTTIRNGVDLKTFHPDAPRAERLPKTEAPLILSVGHLIQRKGHDLVISALEHIPRAHLVIVGGGIEEPALRQRVKALKLSDRVHFAGEQPHHALAGFYAHADLLMLGSDREGWPNVLLEAMACGTPCVSAPAGGVAEVITAPEAGIVTAERTPMALATAAMTVLSDPPQRSATRRYAEQFGWDEVANDVSSVWQRAVRRSSSIGWGEAQEMPLETPSFILTVDTEELFDWEGNYTDWRVPPAEGLERLQAAAREAGVTPLYFVTYPLMEDDEIGGRLARWHAEGTAYCGLHLHSWSTPPNGEELSPARTYQLHLDPDKHQKKLRALTAAYRNRFGCSPIAHRAGRYGIAPWVLDQLAGEGVMLDFSPSAGFDFRKTQGPDFSTFSVMPHTRKTPHGTQWVIPVSGSRWVRGLGSPHPIGPEARGLGRRLQTLSTAPIRLTPEGNSLSDMQKLSRQLLNKKTGLLTPALHLTSITAGATPYSADENSVAGLLSVLKDYFGWLQAEGVSPLTLPELADALGVETFDKKVSETA from the coding sequence ATGAATGTTCTCGCCCTAACCACCTTGTACCCCTATCCAGCGCGGCCACGCCACGGAATTTTCGTGGAAAATCGCCTTCGCGCCCTGCGCGCGCATGGAAATAACATTAGTGTGGTTGCGCCAATCCCCTATTTTCCCCTGTCGCACGAAGTCTTCGGCGATTGGGCCTCTTATGCCAACCCCCCTCGGCAGGAAGAGCGTCACGGGATTTCGATTACCCATCCGCCTTATCTGATGTTTCCCAAATTTGGCATGATGGCCGCCGTGGGACAGCTTGAGCGCGTTTTTGAAAATGCCGTCCTTGAGGCCCGAAAGAACGGGTTCGAGCCGGACATTCTTGATGCCCATTATCTTTTTCCTGATGGCGTTGCCGCGACCCGCGTCGGCAAGCGCCTCGGCCTGCCAGTCGTTCTGACCGCGCGCGGCAGCGATGTGACCCTCCTGCCCGGCTATCCGGGGCCGCGGCGGCTGATCCTCGAAGCCGTTGCCGATGCAGACCACATCATCACGGTCGCAGAAGCCTTACGCAAAGACCTTATCGGTCTTGGTGCGGATCCATCCAAGGTCACGACCATCCGCAATGGCGTCGATCTGAAGACCTTCCATCCCGATGCGCCCCGCGCTGAGCGCCTGCCCAAAACAGAGGCGCCGCTGATCCTTTCGGTCGGCCATCTGATCCAGCGCAAGGGCCATGACCTCGTCATCTCTGCGCTTGAGCACATCCCCCGCGCGCATCTGGTCATCGTGGGCGGCGGCATCGAAGAGCCCGCCCTCCGCCAACGGGTCAAGGCGCTCAAACTGTCTGACCGGGTACATTTCGCAGGTGAGCAGCCGCATCACGCGCTTGCCGGTTTTTATGCGCATGCAGATCTTCTGATGCTGGGCTCTGACCGCGAGGGCTGGCCCAATGTCCTGCTCGAAGCGATGGCCTGCGGCACGCCTTGTGTCTCCGCCCCTGCGGGCGGCGTGGCCGAAGTCATCACCGCCCCCGAAGCCGGGATCGTGACTGCAGAACGCACCCCCATGGCGCTCGCAACAGCAGCGATGACGGTTCTCTCCGATCCGCCTCAGCGCAGCGCAACGCGCCGGTATGCGGAACAATTTGGCTGGGACGAGGTCGCAAATGACGTCTCCTCCGTCTGGCAGCGGGCAGTGCGACGCAGCTCTTCTATCGGCTGGGGCGAGGCACAGGAGATGCCGCTTGAAACCCCTTCCTTCATCCTGACGGTCGACACCGAAGAACTCTTTGACTGGGAAGGCAATTACACCGACTGGCGAGTACCGCCCGCAGAAGGGCTCGAGCGACTGCAGGCGGCGGCACGTGAGGCTGGTGTCACGCCGCTATACTTTGTCACCTATCCGCTGATGGAGGATGATGAAATCGGCGGACGGCTGGCGCGCTGGCATGCAGAGGGGACCGCCTATTGCGGACTTCACCTGCATAGCTGGTCGACGCCGCCCAATGGCGAAGAGTTGAGCCCAGCGCGGACCTATCAGCTTCATCTTGATCCGGACAAACACCAGAAAAAACTCCGAGCCCTGACGGCAGCCTATCGCAACCGCTTCGGCTGCTCACCCATCGCCCATCGCGCGGGACGGTACGGCATTGCCCCCTGGGTACTCGACCAACTCGCCGGCGAAGGCGTGATGCTCGACTTCTCTCCGTCTGCGGGGTTCGATTTCCGGAAGACTCAAGGCCCTGATTTCTCAACCTTCAGCGTCATGCCGCATACGCGCAAAACACCGCATGGCACCCAATGGGTGATCCCGGTCTCAGGATCGCGCTGGGTTCGCGGGCTCGGCTCGCCGCATCCAATCGGCCCAGAAGCGCGCGGTCTCGGACGCCGTCTACAGACGCTGAGCACGGCCCCCATCCGCCTGACCCCGGAAGGCAACAGCCTCTCGGATATGCAGAAGCTTTCCCGTCAGCTCTTGAATAAGAAGACTGGCCTTTTGACGCCGGCACTTCATCTGACCAGCATCACGGCTGGCGCCACGCCATATTCGGCTGACGAGAACAGCGTCGCAGGCTTGCTTAGTGTACTGAAAGATTATTTTGGCTGGCTTCAGGCAGAGGGCGTGAGCCCTCTCACCTTGCCGGAGCTGGCAGATGCGCTCGGCGTTGAAACCTTCGACAAAAAGGTCAGCGAGACCGCCTAG
- a CDS encoding tetratricopeptide repeat protein, with protein sequence MTRLPCLIAALFGVLCLSTAGATPDKETASGENPRVAMLRYEAAIKDDPDDLDARFGLAEALLQLGEYDRAEKMAEIVMRRASDKEARLVFAEALLRQGRIDDAAKALDVSYELSSDGAALKSVIDAEQALSVGNYEAALRAIEPTTGHPRYAPMARVVAARAFYAVGNLSMAKRLIDDIIADGGDSLTALLFRARLALRAGDPGTAMRLADGIDALDKGNISAGSIVIEALLREGRIDEARARLNRLKAVSLDDPRPAYLEGIILAAEGKTRDAALRVGGIEEWLTYNSGGAIFLAGLKSELGFSSQAEAILRQRLTAEPGDLAVIRELTGLLDRDGRADEADEVMKRSLSIMPGHPVLVQLEADRLAARGDFDASVALLSKLPEGAAQTGLWDVLGQQNDDVTAARMFASIRAGDPQSAIEMAEAAGTDDIMVQNMLAAALADTGEIESAKSVLDRLITKEPDFLAAIVNRAGLEPGPTALVDTLTLAEKAGATSARIHRQLAIEAFVVGDTAKALDAASKAAEAEDSIASDKLLTARIHLAMGQGEEAAASLMAIPTRENEPVSEQVYRLWLLSLAGEEEKAIEAAAKIALPQNEQLAGLQLADIFDRADDKEREAGILATLRRSAPDNLSLTERYLMALAAEDLSAAQRALASTPGLSQELRAALGARLLIEAGRVSEARTALEKMTPSAAVFATELSIAESPAEKRDLLGRMARYSAATPGDAGVLVLLSGLAIELGDLPRAENALSGALAAMPGNPGVLNNLALARQKKSLVEALRLAEEAYQAAPEEPAFAETYASLLVESRDQARAGRVARRALLADPRAESLVPFRDLGLRG encoded by the coding sequence ATGACCCGACTGCCCTGCCTGATCGCGGCACTCTTCGGAGTGCTTTGTCTGTCTACTGCTGGCGCCACGCCGGACAAGGAGACAGCGAGCGGGGAGAACCCGCGTGTCGCGATGCTGCGATATGAAGCTGCGATCAAAGACGACCCTGATGATCTTGATGCCCGGTTCGGCCTCGCAGAAGCCCTGCTTCAGCTGGGCGAATATGACCGCGCCGAGAAAATGGCCGAGATCGTCATGCGGCGTGCGAGTGACAAGGAAGCCCGGCTCGTCTTCGCAGAAGCCCTGCTGCGTCAGGGCCGGATCGATGATGCCGCAAAAGCGCTCGATGTTTCCTATGAGCTGTCATCCGATGGGGCGGCGCTCAAATCTGTGATTGATGCCGAACAGGCCCTTTCGGTTGGCAATTACGAGGCCGCGCTTCGGGCGATCGAGCCGACCACGGGGCATCCGCGATATGCGCCGATGGCGCGGGTTGTCGCGGCGCGCGCTTTTTACGCCGTGGGCAATCTCTCCATGGCCAAGCGGTTGATCGACGACATCATCGCCGATGGTGGCGACAGCCTGACGGCGCTTCTCTTTCGTGCGCGGCTTGCCTTGCGGGCAGGCGATCCGGGGACAGCCATGCGGTTGGCCGACGGCATTGATGCGCTCGACAAGGGCAATATTTCGGCAGGCTCAATCGTCATCGAAGCCCTCTTACGCGAAGGCCGCATTGATGAGGCCCGCGCACGCCTTAACAGACTGAAAGCCGTCAGTCTTGATGATCCGCGTCCGGCCTATCTTGAAGGCATCATTCTCGCTGCTGAAGGCAAGACCCGCGACGCGGCCCTCCGCGTTGGCGGCATTGAGGAATGGCTCACCTATAATTCAGGCGGGGCGATTTTCCTTGCCGGCCTTAAATCCGAGCTTGGTTTTTCCAGTCAGGCCGAGGCGATCCTGCGCCAGCGGCTGACGGCGGAGCCCGGCGATCTTGCGGTGATCCGTGAGCTGACGGGCCTGCTCGACCGTGACGGCCGAGCAGATGAGGCCGATGAAGTGATGAAACGCTCGCTGAGCATCATGCCCGGCCATCCGGTGCTGGTGCAGCTTGAAGCCGACCGGCTCGCCGCAAGAGGGGATTTTGATGCCTCGGTGGCCCTCCTTTCCAAACTGCCCGAAGGTGCTGCTCAGACGGGGCTGTGGGATGTGCTGGGACAACAAAATGATGATGTCACGGCGGCCCGTATGTTTGCCTCGATCCGCGCGGGCGATCCGCAGAGCGCGATTGAGATGGCCGAAGCTGCGGGCACGGATGACATCATGGTACAGAACATGCTGGCGGCAGCGCTCGCCGACACGGGCGAGATCGAATCCGCAAAATCCGTCCTTGATCGGCTGATTACCAAAGAGCCTGATTTTCTGGCCGCCATCGTCAACCGGGCAGGGCTGGAGCCGGGGCCGACCGCACTGGTCGACACGCTGACACTGGCCGAGAAGGCCGGGGCGACATCGGCCCGTATTCATCGTCAGCTTGCGATTGAGGCGTTCGTTGTTGGCGATACAGCCAAAGCTCTCGATGCGGCCAGCAAGGCGGCGGAGGCGGAGGACAGTATCGCGTCCGACAAACTGCTCACCGCGCGCATCCACCTTGCCATGGGGCAGGGCGAAGAAGCGGCGGCCTCCCTTATGGCGATCCCCACACGCGAAAATGAACCGGTGTCGGAACAGGTCTACCGTCTCTGGCTCCTCAGCCTTGCAGGCGAAGAGGAGAAGGCAATCGAAGCTGCCGCCAAGATCGCGCTGCCTCAGAACGAGCAGCTTGCCGGTCTTCAGCTTGCGGACATCTTTGATCGGGCGGACGATAAGGAGCGCGAGGCCGGTATTCTGGCGACGCTCCGCCGGTCAGCGCCTGATAATCTCTCCCTGACCGAACGCTATCTGATGGCGCTTGCGGCAGAAGATCTCTCTGCTGCCCAGCGCGCGCTCGCCTCTACTCCCGGACTTTCGCAGGAGCTGCGCGCAGCGCTTGGCGCGCGGCTCTTGATCGAAGCGGGCAGGGTATCGGAGGCCCGGACCGCGCTCGAAAAGATGACACCGTCCGCAGCGGTGTTCGCGACGGAGCTGTCGATTGCCGAGAGCCCTGCGGAGAAACGCGATCTTCTGGGCCGGATGGCCCGCTATTCGGCGGCGACGCCGGGGGATGCAGGCGTGCTGGTTCTCCTCAGCGGTCTTGCCATTGAACTTGGGGATCTGCCGCGTGCCGAGAATGCGCTGAGCGGGGCTTTGGCCGCGATGCCGGGCAATCCGGGGGTGCTCAACAATCTTGCGCTCGCCCGGCAGAAAAAGTCACTGGTCGAAGCCCTTCGTCTTGCGGAGGAAGCCTATCAGGCGGCCCCGGAAGAGCCGGCGTTCGCCGAGACCTATGCCAGCCTGCTCGTTGAGAGCCGGGATCAGGCGCGGGCGGGCCGGGTAGCACGAAGGGCGCTGCTTGCTGACCCGCGTGCCGAGAGCCTCGTGCCGTTCCGTGATCTTGGCCTTCGCGGCTAA
- a CDS encoding AAA family ATPase yields MTDKASDTSSEYSPADSDAADVSDEIAEEAADEADNPNEFTLDDEFLASRGFFAAADKPHRVALEMRGVKRRLLRRLGFSRRRDSDKRNGNTVLVTSTRPAEGKTFTAINLALSLVAEDGIGTVLIDADAPRPRVLHQLGIPNNRQGLMELLSKKEGVTLDDCLLNERFRPFSILPVGTPPCPQTELFAQNEAKTLLREISNRFSDRLVIVDSPPVLAMPDAVLLAPLVDEVIFVVEANATSEPAVATAIDELLEVNEKVSLILNKCLVPGEAAHYYSYEEYYSRKGG; encoded by the coding sequence ATGACCGACAAGGCCAGCGACACGAGTTCGGAGTACAGCCCCGCGGATTCAGACGCGGCGGATGTCTCCGACGAGATCGCTGAAGAGGCCGCTGACGAGGCCGATAATCCCAATGAATTCACGCTGGATGACGAGTTTCTCGCCTCCCGCGGCTTTTTTGCGGCCGCTGACAAGCCGCACCGGGTGGCGCTTGAGATGCGCGGCGTCAAACGCCGCCTGCTGCGCCGACTGGGGTTCTCGCGCCGCCGCGACAGTGACAAGCGCAATGGCAATACTGTGCTCGTCACCTCGACCCGGCCAGCCGAAGGCAAGACCTTCACCGCGATCAATCTCGCGCTGAGCCTCGTCGCAGAAGATGGCATCGGCACGGTCCTGATCGATGCCGATGCGCCGCGTCCGCGCGTCCTGCACCAGCTTGGCATCCCGAATAACCGTCAGGGCCTGATGGAGCTCTTGAGCAAGAAAGAGGGCGTGACCCTCGATGACTGCCTGCTCAATGAGCGCTTCCGGCCGTTCTCGATCCTGCCGGTCGGCACCCCGCCATGCCCGCAGACCGAGCTTTTCGCGCAGAATGAGGCAAAAACCCTGCTGCGTGAGATTTCCAATCGCTTCAGCGACCGGCTGGTTATTGTCGACTCTCCGCCCGTTCTCGCGATGCCGGATGCTGTGCTTCTCGCGCCACTCGTCGACGAAGTCATCTTTGTGGTAGAAGCGAACGCCACATCCGAGCCTGCGGTTGCGACCGCGATCGACGAGCTGCTTGAGGTCAATGAGAAGGTCTCCCTGATCCTCAACAAGTGCCTCGTGCCGGGCGAAGCCGCCCACTATTATTCCTATGAGGAATATTATTCACGGAAAGGGGGATAG
- a CDS encoding XrtA/PEP-CTERM system exopolysaccharide export protein, whose translation MKTVFKACVAGAAGLLLLAGCATDTTPAIQAASAIDVPTEDTSPSYLIGPYDELEVFVWRADELSTDVTVRPDGRISTPLVKDMMAAGKTPSELSQDIEQALAAYVKDPEVTVIVGQFSSTFDQQIRVIGEAQQPRAIPYQTGMTVLDVMLEVGGLTEFASGNRAKLIRGRGDNQQTYRVRLNDLMRRGDVSANVPVRPGDVILIPETLF comes from the coding sequence ATGAAGACAGTGTTCAAAGCATGTGTGGCCGGGGCGGCAGGTTTGCTCCTGCTGGCAGGCTGCGCCACGGATACGACGCCGGCCATCCAGGCGGCATCGGCCATTGATGTGCCGACCGAGGATACCAGCCCGTCCTATCTGATCGGGCCCTATGATGAGCTCGAAGTATTCGTGTGGCGGGCCGATGAGCTCTCGACCGATGTCACCGTCCGTCCGGATGGCCGCATCTCGACGCCGCTGGTCAAGGACATGATGGCCGCCGGCAAGACGCCGTCCGAGCTGTCGCAGGATATCGAGCAGGCGCTGGCCGCTTACGTCAAAGACCCGGAAGTCACCGTCATTGTCGGGCAGTTCTCCTCGACCTTTGACCAGCAGATCCGCGTCATCGGCGAGGCCCAGCAGCCGCGCGCCATTCCCTATCAGACCGGCATGACCGTCCTCGACGTTATGCTTGAGGTCGGGGGGCTGACGGAGTTTGCCTCCGGCAACCGGGCCAAGCTGATCCGGGGCCGTGGCGACAATCAGCAAACCTACCGTGTTCGTCTGAATGACCTCATGCGCCGCGGCGATGTCTCGGCCAATGTGCCGGTCCGTCCGGGCGACGTCATTCTGATCCCGGAAACCCTGTTCTGA